In Helianthus annuus cultivar XRQ/B chromosome 9, HanXRQr2.0-SUNRISE, whole genome shotgun sequence, the following are encoded in one genomic region:
- the LOC110874792 gene encoding uncharacterized protein LOC110874792, producing MENAQYASWSELFKIQCRAFLVIDHLSPRPATSSSSDKTKDADKDTGPAKPTDDSWERLDAIVLQWIYSTISNDLLHTILKPNTTAHDAWIALENIFQDNKSSRAIHLLQKFSNTRLDGYPNVSAYCQQLKVLADQLANVGSPVDNERLVLQLLSGLNEQYEGIATIIQQQDPLPTFYEARSKLVLVESRKQEQALHSAQTTGTALTAHTTRSPTSSQPKMDYRTDTDRSRGRGRARGRGRDRQGTRSRGSGSNYGQQAHYGWPIWPGNNFMPWVVGFLARDPIKPTTQHTHPLTLSRPFIPCL from the coding sequence ATGGAAAACGCACAATATGCTTCATGGAGTGAGTTGTTTAAGATTCAGTGTAGGGCTTTCTTGGTTATAGACCACCTATCTCCACGACCTGCAACTTCTTCTTCTTCGGATAAAACCAAAGACGCAGACAAAGACACGGGTCCAGCCAAGCCAACCGACGATTCTTGGGAGCGATTGGATGCTATTGTCCTCCAGTGGATATATAGCACAATATCCAATGACCTGTTACATACCATCCTCAAACCCAATACTACTGCTCATGATGCTTGGATTGCACTAGAAAATATTTTTCAAGATAACAAAAGCTCTAGAGCAATCCACCTTCTACAAAAATTTTCAAACACCCGTTTGGATGGCTATCCAAACGTCTCTGCTTATTGCCAACAACTGAAGGTTTTGGCCGATCAACTGGCGAACGTCGGGTCTCCTGTCGATAATGAAAGACTCGTCCTACAACTTTTATCGGGCCTCAATGAACAATACGAGGGCATAGCAACGATCATTCAACAACAAGATCCACTCCCCACCTTTTACGAAGCTCGGTCGAAACTTGTTTTGGTTGAAAGTCGTAAACAGGAACAAGCACTCCACTCCGCACAGACTACCGGCACGGCTCTCACGGCTCACACAACGCGGTCTCCAACCTCTTCGCAGCCGAAGATGGACTATCGGACTGATACTGACCGTAGCCGTGGACGTGGTCGGGCTCGTGGACGTGGTCGCGACAGGCAAGGAACTCGAAGCAGGGGCTCTGGCTCCAACTACGGCCAACAGGCTCACTACGGCTGGCCCATATGGCCTGGCAACAACTTTATGCCTTGGGTTGTGGGCTTCTTGGCCCGCGACCCAATCAAGCCCACAACGCAGCATACACACCCACTGACATTGAGCAGGCCCTTTATACCATGTCTTTGA
- the LOC110879081 gene encoding triacylglycerol lipase OBL1 gives MATELSSTKICDKSFCEDYLLLSPKDVTLWNLIMLLLSKNIGHRSFIDCPAGTTEESFSRRFVIVISIVAQMVLTLLYKPLSWVGSAIEFLPNFMDANGGFLDILLNLLSGKLVLPNKESPEFLTVVGLLDIRRDLDKTIKHEDPRYTSALAVMAAKSAYENAAYIKDTVEKYWKMEFLGFFDCWNDYEEDYTTQGFMWSDKTGDSELIGVSFRGTSPFNAKDWSSDVDLSWYELPGIGKVHAGFLKALGLQKKQGWPKDIQQDKQKPYAYYVIRQKLKERLENNPDAKFLVTGHSLGAALSIVFPAILAHHNETELLSKLEGVYTFGQPRVGDHKFGEFMKDVLVTHGLRYRRFVYCNDLVPRVPFDDSDVYFKHFGDCHYYNSFYEGQVLPEEPNKNYFSMFALIPMFINAVWELLRSFIMYYHNGPEYYETYTCRGCRLIGLLIAGLPAHGPTDYVNLTRLGSPELFMASFVN, from the exons ATGGCTACTGAACTCAGCAGCACAAAAATATGTGACAAATCATTTTGCGAAGATTATCTGCTACTAAGTCCAAAAGATGTCACTTTATGGAATCTGATAATGCTTTTGTTGTCCAAAAATATTGGACACAGGAGTTTCATCGATTGTCCTGCCGGGACAACTGAAGAAAGCTTTTCACGGCGGTTTGTCATCGTCATATCCATTGTTGCCCAAATGGTTCTTACTTTACTTTACAAACCATTGAGTTGGGTTGGCTCAGCTATTGAATTTTTGCCCAACTTTATGGATGCCAATGGAGGCTTTTTGGACATTCTTTTGAATCTATTATCAG GAAAATTGGTGCTGCCTAATAAAGAGTCACCTGAGTTCTTAACTGTGGTTGGGCTCTTGGACATACGAAGGGATCTAGACAAGACGATTAAGCATGAAGATCCTAGGTACACAAGTGCGCTAGCCGTTATGGCTGCTAAATCTGCCTATGAAAATGCGGCGTATATCAAAGACACTGTCGAGAAATATTGGAAG ATGGAGTTTTTGGGATTCTTCGATTGTTGGAATG ATTATGAAGAGGATTACACGACACAGGGGTTCATGTGGAGCGATAAGACTGGGGATTCTGAGCTTATTGGTGTTTCCTTTAGAGGGACATCACCTTTCAATGCTAAAGATTGGTCTTCTGATGTTGATCTATCGTGGTACGAGCTCCCTGGTATAGGTAAGGTACATGCCGGTTTCTTGAAAGCTCTAGGATTACAAAAGAAACAAGGGTGGCCAAAAGATAtacaacaagacaaacaaaaACCCTATGCTTACTACGTGATCAGACAAAAGCTCAAAGAACGTCTTGAGAATAATCCAGATGCTAAATTTTTGGTGACCGGGCATAGTTTAGGAGCGGCATTATCGATAGTCTTTCCAGCCATTTTGGCACACCATAACGAGACTGAATTGCTATCGAAGCTCGAAGGGGTGTACACATTTGGACAACCTAGAGTTGGAGATCATAAATTTGGTGAATTCATGAAAGATGTGTTGGTAACTCATGGTTTGAGGTACCGGAGGTTTGTTTATTGCAACGATTTGGTGCCGAGAGTGCCCTTTGATGATTCGGATGTCTACTTTAAGCATTTTGGTGACTGTCATTATTACAATAGCTTCTACGAGGGTCAG GTGCTCCCCGAAGAACCAAATAAGAACTACTTCTCCATGTTTGCTTTGATTCCCATGTTTATAAATGCAGTTTGGGAGTTGTTGAGGAGCTTTATCATGTATTATCATAATGGACCAGAATACTATGAAACCTATACTTGCAGAGGTTGTAGATTGATCGGACTTTTGATCGCAGGATTGCCAGCTCACGGTCCAACAGATTACGTTAATCTTACTAGGCTTGGTTCACCTGAACTCTTCATGGCCTCATTCGTCAATTAA